The proteins below come from a single bacterium genomic window:
- a CDS encoding PBP1A family penicillin-binding protein: MLLKLVKAAFYLALILAVAAFVAGVVVVVSMRDEIPQLPDRLEKLVLNTRTEFYSGSGSLISTIGEKNRVPLERISPNFIQALLTAEDDEFYLHHGIDKKGILRALLQNLRAGRIEGGASTLTQQLARNFFFSLEQTHIRKLKEILLACQLEYMFDKKEILEAYCNNMYFGSGAYGVEAASRTYFASHADQLSLGQASLLVAILNGPSLYSPYRHPGRARTRQLWILQRMVELGLLTPEARLAAEKEEITLRRYTEGAERSSYFLDYVQDRIREQFGEEFLYYGGLKVFTTLDPALQSSATSAVRGGLRRLDSMLSLPEYGTRGQSPVDYPQGALVAVETGTGAILALVGGRDYYDSQFNRALHQNRLPGSSFKPFVYYTAMRDLGLSPASTLVDSAVTFVLPSGQTWSPGNFEQNFLGRMTLKKALTLSRNVISADLIEMVGPDRVVETARQFGIQAPLTPTPALSLGASGVSPLEMAGAYAVLANGGIYHEPYAIRRIEDYRGNVIYDPVPRGRDVANPQVVYQLVDMMQSVVDHGTGQVLRRLGFMLPAAGKTGTTSDYRDSWFVGFTPGLSCAAWVGYDDNREMRFTQNGRRLGVTGARGGAPIWALFMNQATAGRQRQEFPIPPGIEFLEVNAWSGLPADESTAAADRITVPLLPEQIEAVRGAAAGADSVGTADQTAPPAALDTLEF, translated from the coding sequence ATGCTGCTCAAACTGGTCAAGGCCGCGTTCTACCTCGCGCTGATCCTGGCGGTGGCCGCTTTCGTGGCCGGGGTGGTGGTGGTGGTGAGCATGCGGGATGAGATACCCCAGCTTCCCGACCGTCTGGAAAAGCTGGTCCTCAACACCCGCACCGAGTTCTATTCCGGCTCGGGCAGCCTGATTTCCACGATCGGCGAGAAAAACCGCGTGCCCCTGGAGCGGATCAGCCCCAATTTCATCCAGGCCCTGCTGACCGCCGAGGATGACGAGTTCTACCTGCACCACGGCATCGACAAGAAAGGCATCCTGCGCGCCCTGCTGCAGAACCTGCGCGCCGGGCGGATCGAGGGGGGAGCCAGCACCCTGACCCAGCAGCTGGCCCGCAATTTCTTCTTCAGCCTGGAGCAGACCCATATCCGCAAGCTGAAAGAGATCCTGTTAGCCTGCCAGCTCGAATACATGTTCGACAAGAAAGAGATACTGGAGGCCTACTGCAATAACATGTATTTCGGCAGCGGAGCCTATGGCGTGGAGGCGGCCAGCCGGACCTATTTCGCCAGCCACGCCGACCAGCTCAGCCTGGGCCAGGCGAGCCTGCTGGTGGCGATCCTCAACGGCCCCAGCCTCTACAGCCCCTACCGTCACCCCGGGCGCGCCCGTACGCGCCAGCTCTGGATCCTTCAGCGCATGGTCGAGCTGGGTCTGCTCACACCCGAGGCGCGCCTGGCGGCCGAGAAAGAGGAAATCACCCTGCGCCGCTACACCGAGGGCGCCGAGCGCAGCAGCTATTTCCTGGACTACGTGCAGGACCGCATCCGCGAGCAGTTCGGCGAGGAGTTCCTGTACTACGGCGGGCTGAAAGTGTTCACCACCCTCGACCCGGCCCTGCAGTCGTCGGCGACCAGCGCGGTGCGCGGTGGCCTGCGCCGTCTGGACAGCATGCTCAGCCTTCCCGAATACGGGACGCGGGGCCAGTCCCCGGTTGATTACCCGCAGGGGGCGCTGGTGGCGGTGGAGACCGGCACCGGGGCGATCCTGGCTCTGGTGGGCGGGCGCGATTACTATGACAGCCAGTTCAACCGCGCCCTGCACCAGAACCGTCTGCCGGGAAGCTCGTTCAAGCCCTTCGTCTACTACACCGCCATGCGCGATCTGGGCCTCAGTCCGGCCTCCACCCTGGTCGACAGCGCGGTCACTTTCGTCCTGCCCAGCGGACAGACCTGGAGCCCGGGGAATTTCGAGCAGAATTTCCTCGGCCGGATGACCCTGAAAAAAGCGCTCACCCTGAGCCGTAACGTGATCTCGGCCGATCTGATCGAGATGGTGGGCCCCGACCGGGTGGTCGAGACCGCGCGCCAGTTCGGCATCCAGGCGCCGCTCACGCCCACGCCCGCGCTCAGCCTGGGCGCGAGCGGGGTGAGCCCGCTGGAGATGGCCGGGGCCTACGCCGTGCTGGCCAATGGTGGCATTTACCACGAGCCTTACGCGATCCGCCGGATCGAGGACTACCGCGGCAACGTGATATACGACCCGGTGCCGCGCGGAAGGGATGTGGCCAACCCGCAGGTGGTCTATCAACTGGTGGACATGATGCAGTCGGTCGTGGACCACGGCACCGGTCAGGTGCTGCGCCGCCTGGGGTTCATGCTCCCGGCCGCCGGCAAGACCGGAACCACCAGCGACTACCGCGACTCCTGGTTCGTCGGGTTCACCCCGGGACTGTCCTGCGCCGCCTGGGTGGGCTACGATGACAACCGCGAGATGCGTTTCACCCAGAACGGACGCCGCCTGGGCGTGACCGGCGCGCGCGGTGGAGCGCCGATCTGGGCGCTGTTCATGAACCAGGCCACCGCGGGCCGTCAGCGCCAGGAATTCCCGATCCCGCCGGGGATCGAGTTCCTGGAGGTCAACGCCTGGAGCGGCTTGCCAGCGGATGAGAGCACCGCGGCCGCGGACCGGATCACGGTCCCGCTGCTGCCGGAGCAGATAGAGGCTGTGCGCGGCGCGGCGGCTGGGGCTGATTCGGTCGGCACGGCCGACCAGACCGCCCCGCCGGCGGCGCTGGACACTCTGGAATTCTGA
- a CDS encoding IMP cyclohydrolase, which translates to MSQKRSSIYFTASGKVFPEKVDFLGQAYEKIEDLRYGTNPNQGAAFYRPAGAGLLVLGSMQILKSGKGGLSQTNLEDMHHALNIVKYFDRPAVAVMKHLNPSGAAVQFRGETQVEVYRKARDADSRAAFGSVVAFNTQVTAAAAEEIMGTVVEAVVAPAYESAALAAFEDYQRFGRNRHIRVVKVDNLDKLPRFEGDNTEGHLEVKVFGDGSLVLAEPFLSSIRGPQDLVPAEAENSEGQKIVCATAPTPDQMQDLLFGWYVNFNVRSNGVIIVRDGVTLAVGTGQQDRVGAVEQAIEKAVTYAGAESLRGSAISSDGFFPFRDSIDRLAEAGISSVIQPGGSLRDWEVVEACNEHGIAMVFTGERCFSHH; encoded by the coding sequence ATGAGCCAGAAAAGGTCCAGTATCTATTTCACCGCCAGCGGTAAAGTTTTCCCGGAAAAAGTCGATTTCCTGGGACAGGCCTACGAGAAGATCGAGGACTTACGCTACGGCACCAACCCGAACCAGGGCGCGGCTTTCTACCGCCCGGCGGGGGCCGGACTGCTGGTTCTGGGGAGCATGCAGATACTGAAGAGCGGCAAGGGCGGCCTGAGCCAGACCAATCTTGAGGACATGCACCACGCGCTGAACATAGTCAAGTATTTCGACCGTCCGGCCGTGGCGGTGATGAAGCACCTCAACCCCTCGGGCGCGGCGGTGCAGTTCCGCGGCGAGACGCAGGTGGAGGTCTACCGCAAGGCGCGGGATGCCGACAGCCGGGCGGCTTTCGGCTCGGTGGTGGCGTTCAACACCCAGGTCACAGCCGCCGCGGCCGAGGAGATCATGGGCACCGTGGTCGAGGCGGTGGTGGCCCCGGCTTACGAGAGCGCGGCCCTGGCGGCGTTCGAGGATTACCAGCGTTTCGGCCGCAACCGCCACATCCGCGTGGTCAAGGTGGACAACCTGGACAAGCTGCCGCGTTTCGAGGGCGACAACACCGAGGGGCATCTGGAGGTGAAGGTGTTCGGCGACGGCTCGCTGGTGCTGGCCGAGCCTTTCCTCAGCTCCATCCGCGGGCCGCAGGACCTCGTGCCGGCAGAGGCCGAGAACAGCGAAGGGCAGAAAATAGTCTGCGCTACCGCGCCGACCCCGGACCAGATGCAGGACCTGTTGTTCGGCTGGTACGTGAATTTCAACGTGCGCTCCAACGGGGTGATTATCGTGCGCGACGGCGTGACCCTGGCGGTGGGCACCGGCCAGCAGGATCGCGTGGGCGCGGTGGAGCAGGCCATCGAGAAAGCCGTCACCTACGCCGGGGCCGAGTCATTGCGCGGCTCGGCGATCTCCAGCGACGGGTTCTTCCCGTTCCGCGACTCCATCGACCGTCTGGCCGAGGCCGGTATCAGCTCGGTGATCCAGCCCGGCGGCAGCCTGCGCGACTGGGAGGTGGTCGAGGCCTGCAACGAGCACGGCATCGCGATGGTGTTCACCGGGGAGCGCTGTTTCTCGCACCATTGA
- a CDS encoding cupin domain-containing protein, giving the protein MKSVDYRTVELEKFTGDDSKGAGIRWLVAEKDGAQNFAMRMIELEPEGYTPCHSHPNEHEIFVWKGQGVLDLEGRQHKLEPGVVAFVPGGVKHQFRNTAPTSKLEFICVIPIRK; this is encoded by the coding sequence ATGAAAAGCGTGGACTACAGGACAGTGGAACTGGAGAAGTTCACCGGGGATGACTCGAAGGGGGCGGGCATCCGCTGGCTCGTGGCTGAAAAGGACGGGGCGCAGAATTTCGCCATGCGCATGATCGAGCTGGAACCGGAGGGATACACCCCCTGCCACAGTCATCCCAACGAACACGAGATTTTTGTCTGGAAGGGCCAGGGCGTGCTCGACCTGGAGGGCCGTCAGCACAAGCTGGAACCGGGAGTGGTGGCTTTCGTGCCGGGTGGGGTCAAGCATCAGTTCCGGAACACCGCCCCGACCTCCAAGCTGGAATTCATCTGTGTGATTCCGATAAGGAAATAG
- a CDS encoding Rrf2 family transcriptional regulator translates to MHFSAQEEYGLRCVLQLARRHGDEALTAREISENELISLDYVHKLLGILKRKGLIESTRGIKGGFRLKKPPEEITVCQVLKMLSSEINADGHCAKFDREKSPCPRGGDCEIRLFWDIVFQFCEEYGKRITVQNLIDRKVPNVSTEFKRCSENRCESSAQAAGN, encoded by the coding sequence ATGCATTTCAGCGCCCAGGAGGAATACGGTCTGCGCTGCGTGCTGCAGCTCGCCCGCCGTCACGGTGATGAGGCCCTGACCGCCCGGGAGATAAGCGAGAACGAATTAATCAGCCTCGATTACGTGCACAAGCTGCTCGGTATCCTTAAGCGCAAGGGCCTGATCGAGAGCACGCGTGGGATTAAGGGCGGGTTCCGCCTGAAAAAGCCGCCCGAGGAAATCACGGTCTGCCAGGTCCTGAAAATGCTTTCCAGCGAGATCAACGCGGACGGGCACTGTGCGAAGTTCGACCGTGAGAAGAGCCCCTGTCCGCGCGGCGGCGACTGCGAGATCAGGCTGTTCTGGGATATCGTGTTCCAGTTCTGCGAGGAATACGGCAAGCGGATCACCGTCCAGAACCTTATCGACCGCAAGGTGCCGAATGTGAGCACCGAGTTCAAACGCTGCTCCGAGAACCGGTGTGAGAGCTCTGCGCAGGCGGCGGGAAACTGA
- a CDS encoding nitroreductase family protein — protein MDAMEMLKTRRSVRSYKDTPVERSQAEAIVDAGRLAASGRGVDPWEFVLVTDPVKRKKLAGICDAGKFIEQAPLCIVVLCKDTKYYLEDGAAATQNMLLAATALGLGSCWVAGDKKHYAGKVEELVGAPADCKLISLVAVGHAADDLPPRKQRRALAEMLHWEKF, from the coding sequence ATGGACGCGATGGAAATGTTGAAGACACGCAGAAGCGTGAGAAGCTACAAGGACACTCCGGTCGAGCGCAGCCAGGCCGAGGCGATAGTGGATGCCGGGCGGCTGGCCGCCTCGGGCCGCGGGGTCGATCCCTGGGAATTCGTCCTGGTCACCGACCCGGTAAAGCGCAAGAAACTGGCCGGTATCTGCGACGCAGGCAAGTTCATCGAGCAGGCCCCGCTCTGTATCGTGGTGCTGTGCAAGGACACCAAATATTACCTGGAGGACGGGGCCGCTGCCACGCAGAACATGCTTCTGGCCGCCACGGCCCTGGGCCTGGGATCCTGCTGGGTGGCCGGAGACAAGAAGCATTACGCCGGGAAAGTCGAGGAACTGGTGGGCGCTCCCGCGGACTGCAAGCTGATCAGTCTGGTGGCCGTGGGCCACGCCGCGGATGACCTTCCCCCGCGCAAGCAGAGACGCGCCCTGGCCGAGATGCTGCACTGGGAAAAATTCTGA
- the galK gene encoding galactokinase produces MILIDTLLQGLRRRDSRLNSQLEKIYSLDTTDRLIHLLETFSERFPDEPEVSVLRAPGRVNLIGEHTDYNGLPVLPMAIDYDMLVAFAPRQDAVVKAVNPDFPDRVFQLEKKIPHFETGDWGNYVKASAQGLIDHFGSADGLRGMNACFYGTVPVSAGLSSSSALVVGAALSLLQSAGRQVERRELADRLADAEWYVGTEGGGMDQAASLLAERDKALKIDFYPLRAEPVFLPEGFTVVVANSMVVASKSQNARLQYNTRHAVCRMATALLVKRLELDPHKYPRLGDIYFHLGRDRMLAACKQHMKWHGYTKTELAEALGISLDDFNQRFCTTVNGEHISGPAEGFKLLARTRHVVSESARVDQALADIRSGGGGRMGEFMNGSYLSCRHNYEVSHPAIDDLVAIALEAGAAGSRITGAGFGGCTVSLVPDDRLESFLDEVRRRYFEDAIQTYPEAYRRYRETDIPPLLTLRSSGGAQSIF; encoded by the coding sequence ATGATCCTTATCGACACACTGCTTCAGGGGCTGCGGCGGCGTGACAGCCGTTTGAACAGCCAGCTTGAAAAGATTTACTCGCTGGATACGACCGACCGCCTGATCCACCTTCTGGAGACTTTCTCCGAGCGTTTCCCGGACGAGCCGGAGGTGTCGGTGCTGCGTGCTCCGGGCCGGGTGAACCTGATCGGGGAGCACACCGACTACAATGGACTTCCCGTGCTGCCGATGGCCATCGACTACGACATGCTGGTGGCATTCGCGCCGCGCCAGGACGCGGTGGTCAAGGCGGTCAACCCGGATTTCCCGGACCGGGTGTTCCAGCTCGAAAAGAAAATTCCGCATTTCGAGACCGGCGACTGGGGTAACTACGTGAAGGCCTCGGCCCAGGGGCTGATCGACCATTTCGGGTCAGCGGACGGGCTGCGCGGGATGAACGCCTGCTTCTACGGCACCGTGCCGGTGAGCGCGGGCCTTTCCAGCAGTTCGGCCCTGGTGGTGGGGGCGGCTCTGTCCCTGTTGCAATCGGCAGGCCGTCAGGTAGAGCGCCGCGAGCTGGCCGACCGCCTGGCGGATGCCGAATGGTACGTGGGCACCGAGGGTGGCGGGATGGACCAGGCCGCCTCGCTGCTGGCCGAGCGGGACAAGGCGCTGAAGATCGATTTCTACCCGCTGCGCGCCGAGCCGGTGTTCCTGCCCGAGGGTTTCACCGTGGTGGTGGCCAACTCGATGGTGGTGGCGTCCAAGAGCCAGAACGCCCGCTTGCAGTACAACACCCGCCATGCGGTCTGCCGCATGGCCACAGCCCTTCTGGTCAAGCGCCTGGAGCTCGACCCGCACAAATACCCCCGCCTGGGCGACATCTATTTCCACCTGGGCCGCGACCGGATGCTGGCCGCCTGCAAGCAGCACATGAAATGGCACGGCTACACCAAGACCGAGCTGGCGGAGGCGCTGGGCATCTCGCTGGATGATTTCAACCAGCGGTTCTGCACCACGGTCAACGGTGAGCACATTTCCGGGCCGGCGGAGGGTTTCAAGCTCCTGGCCCGCACCCGTCACGTGGTGAGCGAGTCGGCGCGGGTGGACCAGGCGCTGGCCGATATCCGCTCGGGCGGCGGTGGACGGATGGGCGAGTTCATGAACGGCTCCTACCTGAGCTGCCGCCACAACTACGAGGTGAGCCACCCGGCGATCGATGACCTGGTGGCGATCGCCTTGGAGGCCGGGGCGGCTGGCAGCCGTATCACCGGGGCCGGGTTCGGCGGCTGCACGGTGAGCCTGGTGCCGGATGACCGTCTGGAAAGTTTCCTGGACGAGGTGCGCCGGCGCTATTTCGAAGACGCGATCCAGACCTACCCGGAGGCCTACCGCCGCTACCGGGAAACCGATATCCCGCCGCTGCTCACGCTGCGGTCCTCGGGCGGGGCGCAGTCGATATTCTGA
- a CDS encoding sodium:solute symporter family protein, translating to MFTLHAVDLFIIIFYFLFVIGVGYYLKSYTKTGEDFFLAGRSQTAWIAGISFIAANMGALELMGWSAATYQYGMLAVHWYWIGAIPAILFLGLFMMPFYHISKTHSVPGYLQMRYGEGARGLSAFTFVIMTVLASGINMYAMGLILENFFGWDFDTSVWVTAITVALYCGMAGLTSAIFNEIVQFFLIWAGALLIPIYGLIELGGWDKLMAMVNQRAAELAPAGAPVLDRLHIWSTMASPLDNPMGMHWLGIAFGLCFVLSMGYWTTDFLVVQRVLTTKNLRSAENATIIGSFFKMAIPLIVILPGLIGFALIPGLVPEGAGVNPSTTYNAVLPLLMKRYFGPGMIGLGLIALLAGFMSGMAGNVSAFATVWTYDVYRSYIKKDASDKHLLVLGRWSTIVGVVISIATTYIVKRFSSIMDYMQALFSFFIAPLFATVLLGMFWKRTTEKAGFWGLLLGMLTSIGIFLGIKFNWLDPSVVTLSEHASTMALNMWQAVWAFLVNFIATIVISLFTTPKTDAQLKNLVYGVTDIPKEKAAPFYKQPRFWGVVSFAIFIVLNIIFW from the coding sequence ATGTTCACACTGCATGCAGTTGATCTTTTCATCATCATTTTCTATTTCCTCTTCGTAATAGGAGTAGGCTACTACCTGAAAAGCTACACCAAGACCGGCGAGGATTTCTTCCTGGCCGGCCGCAGCCAGACCGCCTGGATCGCCGGCATCTCGTTCATCGCGGCCAACATGGGTGCGCTGGAGCTGATGGGCTGGAGCGCCGCCACCTACCAGTACGGAATGCTGGCCGTGCACTGGTACTGGATCGGGGCCATCCCGGCCATCCTGTTCCTCGGCCTGTTCATGATGCCGTTCTACCATATCAGCAAGACCCACTCCGTGCCGGGCTACCTCCAGATGCGCTACGGTGAGGGAGCGCGCGGGCTGTCCGCTTTCACGTTCGTCATCATGACCGTGCTGGCCAGCGGGATCAACATGTACGCCATGGGCCTGATCCTGGAGAACTTCTTCGGCTGGGATTTCGACACCTCGGTCTGGGTCACCGCGATCACCGTGGCCCTCTACTGCGGCATGGCCGGGCTGACCTCGGCCATTTTCAACGAGATCGTGCAGTTCTTCCTGATCTGGGCCGGCGCGCTGCTGATCCCGATCTACGGGCTGATCGAGCTGGGCGGCTGGGACAAGCTGATGGCGATGGTCAACCAGCGCGCCGCCGAGCTGGCCCCGGCCGGCGCCCCGGTGCTCGACCGTCTGCATATCTGGTCCACCATGGCCTCGCCGCTGGACAACCCGATGGGCATGCACTGGCTGGGGATCGCGTTCGGGCTGTGTTTCGTACTGAGCATGGGCTACTGGACCACCGATTTCCTGGTCGTCCAGCGCGTGCTGACCACCAAGAACCTGCGCAGCGCCGAAAACGCCACGATCATCGGCTCGTTCTTCAAGATGGCGATCCCGCTGATCGTGATCCTGCCCGGCCTGATCGGTTTCGCCCTCATCCCGGGCCTGGTGCCCGAGGGCGCGGGGGTCAATCCCTCCACCACCTACAACGCCGTGCTGCCCCTGCTGATGAAACGCTATTTCGGCCCCGGGATGATCGGCCTGGGCCTGATCGCCCTGCTGGCCGGGTTCATGAGCGGCATGGCCGGCAACGTCTCGGCGTTCGCCACGGTCTGGACTTACGATGTCTACCGCAGCTACATCAAGAAAGACGCCAGCGACAAGCACCTCCTGGTCCTGGGCCGCTGGTCCACAATCGTCGGCGTGGTGATCTCGATAGCCACCACCTACATAGTCAAGCGTTTCTCCAGTATCATGGACTACATGCAGGCCCTATTCAGCTTCTTCATCGCCCCGCTGTTCGCCACGGTGCTATTGGGGATGTTCTGGAAACGAACGACCGAGAAAGCCGGGTTCTGGGGGTTGCTCCTGGGCATGCTCACTTCGATCGGCATTTTCCTGGGCATCAAATTCAACTGGCTCGACCCGAGCGTGGTCACTCTGAGTGAGCACGCCAGCACCATGGCGCTCAACATGTGGCAGGCGGTCTGGGCGTTCCTGGTTAACTTTATCGCCACGATTGTAATCAGCCTGTTCACCACGCCCAAGACCGACGCCCAGCTCAAGAACCTGGTCTACGGCGTGACCGACATACCGAAAGAGAAAGCTGCCCCGTTCTACAAGCAGCCGCGGTTCTGGGGCGTGGTCAGCTTCGCGATCTTTATCGTTCTGAACATCATCTTCTGGTAA
- a CDS encoding class I SAM-dependent methyltransferase, whose amino-acid sequence MADKAQAEAVKLSRIERRVLALLEGLPPGGRALELAPGRGALSRALSARGWNVTALDFHPENFGPRDGAHILRGDLDRPLPFREGSFDLLVCCEGIEHLEHQYAFARELARVLRPGGRLALTTPNICNAASRLRFVLTGFYSLSVRPSSEFSRNRFIEHIYCLTFWQLRHILHTTGLQIERVSTDHIRRSSLALAPLWPLSRWFTGGALRSEEEPRQREANLEILRQMHTAALFFGRTTIVLARRGESTYGA is encoded by the coding sequence ATGGCGGATAAGGCGCAGGCCGAAGCGGTGAAACTTTCGCGGATCGAGCGGCGGGTGCTGGCCTTGCTGGAGGGCCTGCCGCCGGGAGGGCGCGCCCTGGAGCTGGCCCCGGGCCGCGGGGCGCTCTCGCGGGCGCTTTCGGCGCGGGGCTGGAACGTGACCGCGCTGGACTTCCATCCCGAGAATTTCGGGCCGCGGGACGGCGCACACATATTGCGCGGCGACCTCGACCGTCCCCTGCCGTTCCGGGAGGGATCGTTCGACCTTCTGGTCTGCTGCGAGGGGATCGAGCACCTGGAGCACCAGTACGCCTTCGCCCGCGAGCTGGCCCGCGTGCTGCGCCCCGGAGGCCGGCTCGCCCTGACCACGCCCAACATCTGCAACGCCGCCAGCCGTCTGCGGTTCGTTCTCACCGGGTTCTACAGCCTGTCGGTGCGCCCCTCCAGCGAGTTCAGCCGCAACCGTTTCATCGAGCATATCTACTGCCTCACTTTCTGGCAACTGAGGCATATCCTCCATACGACCGGATTGCAGATCGAGCGTGTGTCCACCGATCACATCCGGCGCAGCAGCCTGGCCCTGGCTCCGCTCTGGCCGCTCAGCCGCTGGTTCACCGGCGGCGCCCTGCGCAGCGAGGAAGAGCCGCGCCAGCGTGAGGCCAACCTGGAGATACTGCGCCAGATGCACACGGCGGCCCTGTTCTTCGGCCGCACGACCATTGTCCTGGCCCGGCGGGGGGAGTCGACATACGGAGCCTGA
- a CDS encoding SPOR domain-containing protein yields MVQFLKYVAVRLFLGTFVALFAVYRLLSWVHESMYAGQTLDDSSLLIWSYLVLLLAVSLGMSLWGRVRFRWLLERELDRLSRQYHPKLLERAWRRLNSFLASSFFFNTSRERLTRLVNRRFGDILLGMRAEDERALSIYELVLAADPDNEAYFAFLVRAWSRRPRLSEPSLVFVRRRYHERPDDRLVGILSREYTLRGVLNFESERVLERCLQVYPEHSQKVLEFVIPRLVSFQRMDDNAARFYLAALGRGWGERVRPLLETLNSRYREKKRADGLALDIGRALKEGVRPAPAETAGGAGFFEAPVRPAAARESAESFDLVFSPGESAGKGPRLKPGSLVYQLAQRLLAGGRGAVGGGLGRRLRLVLLLALSLVLVFLLVSSGKRLIEAFGPASKTVKETPAEGAFSVQAGAFKDSLSAVALCEKLKSGGVQARVSPVQVGKSRLFSVQVGAFASDSAATAEAQRLVSVGLLSDWKVVGAAGQ; encoded by the coding sequence ATGGTTCAGTTTTTAAAATACGTCGCAGTGCGCCTGTTTCTCGGCACGTTCGTGGCCCTGTTCGCCGTGTACCGCCTTCTGTCCTGGGTCCACGAGTCGATGTACGCCGGGCAGACACTGGATGACAGCAGCTTGCTCATCTGGTCTTATCTCGTGTTGTTGCTGGCGGTCTCGCTGGGCATGAGCCTGTGGGGACGGGTGCGTTTCCGCTGGCTGCTGGAGCGGGAGCTGGACCGCCTCAGCCGCCAGTACCACCCCAAGCTGCTGGAGCGGGCCTGGCGGCGGCTTAACTCGTTCCTGGCGAGCAGCTTTTTTTTCAACACCTCGCGCGAGCGGCTCACCCGCCTGGTCAACCGGCGGTTCGGCGATATCCTGCTCGGAATGCGGGCCGAGGACGAGCGGGCCCTGTCCATTTACGAGCTGGTGCTGGCCGCGGATCCGGACAACGAGGCCTATTTCGCGTTCCTGGTGCGGGCCTGGAGCCGACGGCCGCGGCTTTCGGAGCCGAGCCTGGTGTTCGTGCGCCGACGCTACCACGAGCGCCCGGATGACCGTCTGGTGGGCATCCTCTCCCGCGAGTACACCCTGCGCGGGGTGCTCAATTTCGAGAGCGAGCGGGTGCTGGAGCGCTGCCTGCAGGTCTACCCGGAGCACAGCCAGAAAGTGCTGGAGTTCGTGATCCCGCGCCTGGTCAGTTTCCAGCGCATGGATGACAACGCGGCCCGGTTCTACCTGGCCGCCCTGGGCCGGGGCTGGGGTGAGCGGGTGCGGCCGCTGCTCGAGACCCTGAACAGTCGCTATCGCGAGAAAAAGCGCGCGGACGGCCTGGCCCTGGATATCGGCCGGGCGCTCAAGGAGGGTGTCAGACCCGCCCCGGCGGAGACAGCCGGCGGGGCGGGATTCTTCGAGGCGCCGGTGCGGCCGGCCGCCGCGCGGGAGAGCGCCGAGTCGTTCGACCTGGTGTTCTCGCCCGGGGAATCGGCCGGGAAGGGCCCACGCCTTAAGCCCGGGAGCCTGGTCTACCAGCTGGCCCAGCGTCTGCTCGCGGGCGGGCGGGGCGCGGTGGGCGGCGGCCTGGGCCGTCGCCTGCGGCTGGTCCTGCTCCTGGCGCTGAGCCTTGTCCTGGTGTTCCTGCTCGTCTCCTCGGGTAAAAGGCTGATCGAGGCTTTCGGTCCGGCGAGTAAAACAGTGAAAGAAACACCGGCTGAAGGTGCTTTCAGCGTGCAGGCCGGGGCGTTCAAGGACAGCCTTTCGGCCGTGGCCCTGTGCGAGAAACTCAAATCCGGCGGGGTCCAGGCGCGGGTAAGCCCGGTCCAGGTGGGTAAGAGCCGTCTGTTCAGCGTGCAGGTTGGCGCGTTCGCCTCGGACTCGGCCGCCACGGCCGAGGCGCAGCGCCTGGTCTCCGTGGGCCTGCTGAGTGACTGGAAAGTGGTGGGCGCGGCCGGGCAGTGA